Part of the Ignavibacterium album JCM 16511 genome, AATCCCGATCAAAGAATAACTGTTGAATTACAAGCTTCTACATTTGATCCAACATCTGTTGAAGATGAAGTTAGTTCGATTACTAACTTCAAACTTGAGCAAAACTATCCAAACCCATTTAATCCAGCCACTAAAATCAGATGGCAATCACCAATAAGCGGTTGGCAAACATTAAAAGTATATGATTTGCTTGGTAATGAAATTTCAACTTTAGTTAATGAGGAAAAACCTGCTGGCAATCACGAACTGATATTTAATGCCTCTGACTTACCAAGCGGAATTTATTTCTATCACCTTAATATTGGTGCTTTTTCTCAATCTAAAGCTATGATATTGGAGAAATAATCTGATGAAAAAAATAATTCTAATTTTATTCATTTCTCTTTCGTTTTTCTCCTTTGCACAAGATGAACTTTCACAGGGCAAGACTGCACCAAACTTCAAACTTGAAAGTCTTGATGGAAATAATTTTGAACTTACACAAGCACTGGGAAAAGGACCTGTGTTACTAAGCTTTTGGGCAACCTGGTGTAAACCTTGTATGGAAGAAATGAACGAGCTTAATAAAATTTATGAAGAGTTAAAGGAAAAAGGTTTTACGCTTCTGGCAATTTCAACCGATAATGAAAAAACTATTGCCAAAGTAAAACCACTTGTAAAATCCAAAGGTTATAATTTTACGGTTTTGCTCGATAAAAATTCTGATGTCGCCAGAAAATACTATGCACAGCAAATTCCGTATTCTGTCCTGATTGATAAAGATGGAAAAATAATTTCGTCGCATATGGGTTATATGAAAGGCGACGAAAAAAAATTGCGTGAGAAAATTTTGTCGCTCCTAAAATAATTTTCATTCACAATATTGTTGATCAAAATGTTGAAGCAAATTTTTATTCATTCCTCATTTCTTGTTTTTTTAACTACAATAAGTTTTGCACAATCCGATGATTCGTGGTTTTTGTTACCCGAAGGTTTGGGAGTTCAAAATCATTTAGAATATTCGTTTAATGTTGATACCAAAAGAGAAATTTTTGAAAACTGGACTAATGTTGATTATATGAAAGGTATTTTTTCTGCCGGATTTAGATTCGAAGCATTTCAACCAAATGATCCTGATCCATCAATCAGCAGAGGCAAAGTTCGTTATGCCGATATTGCTTATAAATACATATCACTTGATATTGGCGACCTTGATAAAGGAGTTAAAATAACTGCAGGAAATTTTTATACTTTGTTTGGAAGAGGAATGATTCTGAAAAGTTATGAAGACAGAAATATAAGAATTGACAACAATCTCATTGGAGTTAAAGCAGAAGGTCATCTTTATGATTTTCATCTGACGGCTTTATCTGGTTCTGCAGCAAATTCACAAAATCTTAGAAAAGATATTCTACACGCATTTGATATATCCTATCGTGGTCTAAACTTTTTAAAATTAGGATTTACTCACGCTGCAAATTTGCCCGAGGATGAGTCAAGTGCAAAAACAAGTTTAACCTCTGTACGGCTGGAACCAACAATCTGGAATTTAGATTTCTATTTTGAAATTGGAATAAAGCAAAACTCGGACATTCAGAGAAATGTTTTTAAGGATGAGGAATCAATTATTGGAAAAGGATTTTATGGAAATACAAATTTTTACTATGGACCTTTAGCAGTTACGGGTGAATATAAGCTGTACGATAATTTTGCATTCACCTCAAGCGATGGAACTATTTTTTACAATACTCCTCCATCGCTTAGAAAAGAATATACATATTTATTGCTGAACAGACATCCATCACCACTTGATCAGTCAAACGAAAAAGGTTTTCAGATTGAAGTCAATTACACACTTGATGATGAAACTAATTTTCAGACAAGTTATGGTCTTACTCAAACTCTTCCACGAAGTTCATATTTTCAAAGAGTAAATGGTTTTGATCTTGAGACAGTTACTCATTTCAAAGAATTTTTCGCACAGGCATATCATTCCTGGAGTGATGAGATTAACACAACTCTTTCCTTAGGTTACAATGAAGAGCTTTCCTCAAACACAAAAAACTTAACTCCTGTTTTTGAAGGGAAATATTATTTCGGCGAAGTGAACACTTTAAAACTAATTCTGGAACATCAACACACTACAAACCGAATTACATCCGAGAAATATTTTTCTGATGTAATTTCTATCGAATATTTACGCTCACCTTTGTTTAATGTTGCCTGGGTAAGTGAAATCCAGACAAAGGAGCCTGAAGAAGGAAAAACAATCCGTAAAGTCTGGAGCTTTGTACAATTCGGATATAAAATTGCTTCTCACACAGATTTAAGCTTATTAATTGGTTCACGACAAGCAGGTAACATCTGTATCGGTGGTGTCTGTCGCTTCGAACCTGAATTCAAAGGAATTGAATTCAAGATGTTAACCAGATTATAAAACTCGATTATACGAAGCAGAGATATTCTAACCTTTTGTTTCTTTTGCTTTATTTTTCGACTTCAAAAAAATTTGTTCAGTTCGTTAACAGAGTATGCGTCGAAAAGGAAGAAAGCAAAAAGAAGTAAGAACTTTTCCTAATGTTTTTCATGGAAATCTGGAAACTATTTCCGAATCAGTTCAGAAATATTTCAATAACAACCAGCCAGTTGTACTTGAACTTGGTTGCGGTAACGGAGAATATACTTTAGAACTTGCACAAAAATATCCCGACAAGAATTTTATTGGTGTTGATGTAAAAGGAAGCCGAATCTGGACCGGCGCGAAAAAAGCTTTAAACCTTTCAATCATTAATGCTGCATTCATTATTACATACATTGACCGATTATTTCTCGTTTTCAAAAATCCTGTCGTAGAAGAAATATGGATTCCATTTCCAAATCCATTTCCACTCAGAAAAAGCATTAAACAAAGATTAGTTCACAAAAGATTTATTGATGTTTACAGAAAAATCTGTTTACCAAAAGCCAGAATTCATCTTAAAACTGATGATGAAACATTATATAATTATGCTCTTAAAGTGATAGAAGAAGAAAATCTGAAACTGATCGCTGCAACTGATGATCTTTACAATTCAGAGTTTTATAAAGATGAACTGAAAATTCAAACAAAGTATGAAATACAGCATCTTCATGATGGAAAGAAAATCAAGTATATATGTTTTTCTTTAACTTAAATTGTTCTCAAATATTTGACTATTCAAAAGAAAATTACAGGATTTATGCACAATTTCTGCCTTCTGAGAACTTTGAAACCTACAAATTAATATAGCAATACAACCCAATTTTTATTTTTTAGAATAATGGCTTTCTTTATTTTAGTTCTGATAAAATTGAATTTTGGATGGAGAGATATAAAATGTCAAGAAGAGATCAACAGAAATATCTTGATTATCTGAAAAGATGCGAGAAAAAACTCACACCTAAGGAATCAGATGAGTATAAAATGTTTGTCAAGCGTCATAAGGATGATGAAGATTTTGATTCTGTCTCAATGAGAAGATTAAAAGAACTTTATGATAAATATTACACTGCACCGGATAAATCCAAACTTGATGATTTATTCAGGAAAAAAGAAGACTGATTTTTTAACGACAATTTTACATCAGAGGTTATAGATGAACTTAAAAACACTGAACAGAATTTTTGCAGCCTTAGTATTCATAATTTCATTCTGGCAATTTGCAGCAACAGTTCAGCCGTCAGTTTCCTTTTGGGATTGCGGAGAATTTATCGCGGCATCATATTATCTGCAAGTACCTCATCCTCCGGGAACTCCTTTCTTTTTAATTGTAGGAAATATTTTTTCAAAAATCCCTTTTGTTGAAAACATTGGATTAAGAGTAAACTTTGTATCTGTTCTTTCCAGTGCTCTTTCAGTTTTATTACTTTACTTGATTGCCGTTAAACTAATTAAAAACTACAAACAAAAAGATCCTGAAAATCTTTTTGAAGGATTGACTCTTTACATTTCGGCAGCAATTGGTGCATTAGCTTTTTCATTCAGTGATACTTTCTGGTTTAACGGAGTTGAAGCTGAGGTTTATGCTTTCAGTACTTTTCTTTTTGCAGCAGTTACTTATCTTATTATGCGATGGAACGAACGTGCCGATAATCCTGATGCTGAAAAATATATTATTCTTATAGCTTACCTTGTCGGATTGTCAACTGGCGTTCATTTAATGAGTGTATTAGCAATTGTTCCCGTTGTAATGATAATTATGTTCAGAAAATATGTTAATGATGAAGAAAGTCTGAGAAAAACTTCATACATCTTTTTATTACACTCAGCAATAATTCTGCTTCTTGCTATTTTTTGGTGGGCTGGAGAAACATCAACTACTCCTCCATCTCCCGAACAATATCAGGCATTTGATTCGAAGTTCAAAATTTTCATTCTTGGTGTCAGTGCTTTGATAATGGGTATTTATTATAAGAAAGTATTTACAAGAAATTCTTTCTATATGCCTTTGATAATTGGTGGAGTTGCACTTGCAGCTACTTATCCGGGAGTTGTTAAATATTTTCCGGCATTACTTACTATAATTGGTGGTGAGAATATTACAATAGAACTTTTAGTTGTTCTGTTTACCTTTGCAGTGCTTGGTTATCTTGTTCATTATGCAGTCAAGAACAATAAACCAACTTTGCATCTTGTTTTTATGTCAGCGATTTTTATTCTGTTGGGATTCACAACATTTGCAATGGTTATCATCCGCTCAAATCAAAACCCACCAATGAATGAGAATGAGCCGAATACATTTCCTAAACTTGAAAAATATCTGAATCGTGAACAATACGGCGATTTTCCAACTTTCAAAAGAAGATTCAGTGCTGAACCTCATCAGCAAGGAATTTATACAAACTATTCATCCGACCTGGATTTCTTTTATTCATATCAGATGAATCATATGATGACAAGATATTGGTTATGGAACTTTGCCGGTCGTGAAGGTTGGGTTCAGGATCAGGGAGCCAATATCGCACCATTCAACGGAATCGGAAATGCTTTTGGAAAATTACTCGGAATTAAATTTGCCGGCGAAGTAAAAGATTCATTATTCGGAATTCCTTTCCTGATTGGCTTACTTGGAATTTACTTCCACTTCAGAAAAGACTGGAAGATGGCTTCCGCCTTTATGATTATGTTTATACTGATGGGCTATCTTACTGCATTTTATCAGAATCAGCAACAACCACAACCAAGAGAGAGAGATTATTTTTATGTAGGTGCATTCTTCGTATTTGCAATCTGGATTTCAGTAGGAATGCACGGTTTAATTGAGCTTGCACTCGGAAAAATAAGAAGACCATCGTTCAGGCAGGCAACAGCAGTTGGAATAATGGTACTTGGCATCGTTCTTATTCCTGTAAAAATGTTTAGTGCAAATTATTTCACACACGATCGTTCAAGAAACTGGGTTCCTTGGGATTATTCCTACAACCTACTTCAGTCTTGTGCACCAAATTCAGTTCTGTTTACTAATGGTGATAATGATACTTTCCCGCTCTGGTATTTACAGGATGTTGAAGGCGTTCGTCGTGATGTTAAAATTGTGAATCTTAGTTTGCTCAATACTGATTGGTACATTCGTCAGATGAAAAATAATGATCCTTACGGAGTTGGAACCGTTAAAATAAGATTCTCTGATGATCAGATAAATCAGCTCAGACCAATGCAATGGAATGCCAAACAACTATCCATTCCTCTTCCGCGTTCGTCATCTGAGCAGGGCGGCTCAAATGATTTTGTTCAGAAATATGGAATAAAAGATTCAACAATTCTAAAAGAAGGAAAGCTAACCTGGACAATGCAACCAACATTAAACTTTGGAAATGTAACTGGTATTCGTGTTCAGGATATTATGGTAAGAGAAATTGTTGAAGCAAACAATTGGGAAAGACCAATCTACTTTGCTGTAACATGTTCTGATGATAGTAAAATCGGATTGCAGGATTATTTAAGAATGGAAGGAATGGCGTTCAGACTTGTTCCTGAAAAAAGATCTGCTACAGTTGAGTTTGTTGAACCGGATATTCTTGCTGCTCAGTTGAAAGAAAATCCGGGTTATAGTAAAGACTATCAGCCAGGATTTAAATTCAGAGGATTAAATGACTCAACTATTTTCCTTGACGATAATCATAAACGAATGATTCAGAACTATCGCAATGCATTTATCAGACTAGCTCTCTATTATTTGAGTAAAGGACAAAATGAATTGGCAACTAAAACTCTAGACGATATGGAAGCAAAAATGCCAAATAAATTAATTCCTCTTGAAATGGGATTGATGTTTGAATTAGGAAATCTTTATGCAAGAGCCGGAGCTATGGAACAATACAATAAGCTTGCTCAGGAAGTTGAGCAATTAGCTCTGAAAAAACTGGAAGAAAATCCAAGTGATGCACAATCGTTTTATAATCCATATCGTATTTTAATGGAAATCTATGAAACACAGCAAAGAAATGATAAGTTGTATGAACTATGGAAAAGAATTGAAGCACTTTATCCTAACGATCCGAATGTAAAAGCAAATGTAGAAAGATATAGAATGCTGTTGCAGAATAAAGACACATCAAAATTAAATTAAAGTTTAATGATGGCTGCAGAGGTTGAGTATTCAAAATCTTTGCAGCCATTTCTATTTTAAACAGAAATATGAAAATATTAATAATGGCTTTATCCGGAATTGGCGATGCGCTGATGTTTACACCTGCTTTGAAAATTCTCCGTCAGGAACTACCTAACTCAGAGATTGATGTGCTAGTTATGTTTGGTGGAGCAAAAGATATTTTCAAAAATAATCCTAATGTGAACAACCTAATCCACTTTAACTTTATAAATGAAGGGACAATAAGATCTCTCAGATTTGTTTTGAGCTTAAGAAAAAAATACGATGTGATAATTAATGTTTATCCATCTAACCGCAAAGAATATAATCTGATTTCGTTTCTGATTGGTGCAAAAAAAAGGGTTGCTGTTGATTATCTTAGAATGAACAAACAGAATTTTGGCTGGCTGAATAACATCACAATTAAAGAAAATGATTCGCTGCATAATGTTCAGACGAATATCAGAATGATTGAGAAATTGATTGATAAAAAAATTCCTGAAGAACCCAAACTTGAATTATTTCTAACTGAGGAAGATTTGAATTATGCTGAAAG contains:
- a CDS encoding peroxiredoxin family protein, with protein sequence MKKIILILFISLSFFSFAQDELSQGKTAPNFKLESLDGNNFELTQALGKGPVLLSFWATWCKPCMEEMNELNKIYEELKEKGFTLLAISTDNEKTIAKVKPLVKSKGYNFTVLLDKNSDVARKYYAQQIPYSVLIDKDGKIISSHMGYMKGDEKKLREKILSLLK
- a CDS encoding DUF6029 family protein; translated protein: MLKQIFIHSSFLVFLTTISFAQSDDSWFLLPEGLGVQNHLEYSFNVDTKREIFENWTNVDYMKGIFSAGFRFEAFQPNDPDPSISRGKVRYADIAYKYISLDIGDLDKGVKITAGNFYTLFGRGMILKSYEDRNIRIDNNLIGVKAEGHLYDFHLTALSGSAANSQNLRKDILHAFDISYRGLNFLKLGFTHAANLPEDESSAKTSLTSVRLEPTIWNLDFYFEIGIKQNSDIQRNVFKDEESIIGKGFYGNTNFYYGPLAVTGEYKLYDNFAFTSSDGTIFYNTPPSLRKEYTYLLLNRHPSPLDQSNEKGFQIEVNYTLDDETNFQTSYGLTQTLPRSSYFQRVNGFDLETVTHFKEFFAQAYHSWSDEINTTLSLGYNEELSSNTKNLTPVFEGKYYFGEVNTLKLILEHQHTTNRITSEKYFSDVISIEYLRSPLFNVAWVSEIQTKEPEEGKTIRKVWSFVQFGYKIASHTDLSLLIGSRQAGNICIGGVCRFEPEFKGIEFKMLTRL
- the trmB gene encoding tRNA (guanosine(46)-N7)-methyltransferase TrmB; translation: MRRKGRKQKEVRTFPNVFHGNLETISESVQKYFNNNQPVVLELGCGNGEYTLELAQKYPDKNFIGVDVKGSRIWTGAKKALNLSIINAAFIITYIDRLFLVFKNPVVEEIWIPFPNPFPLRKSIKQRLVHKRFIDVYRKICLPKARIHLKTDDETLYNYALKVIEEENLKLIAATDDLYNSEFYKDELKIQTKYEIQHLHDGKKIKYICFSLT
- a CDS encoding DUF2723 domain-containing protein; the encoded protein is MNLKTLNRIFAALVFIISFWQFAATVQPSVSFWDCGEFIAASYYLQVPHPPGTPFFLIVGNIFSKIPFVENIGLRVNFVSVLSSALSVLLLYLIAVKLIKNYKQKDPENLFEGLTLYISAAIGALAFSFSDTFWFNGVEAEVYAFSTFLFAAVTYLIMRWNERADNPDAEKYIILIAYLVGLSTGVHLMSVLAIVPVVMIIMFRKYVNDEESLRKTSYIFLLHSAIILLLAIFWWAGETSTTPPSPEQYQAFDSKFKIFILGVSALIMGIYYKKVFTRNSFYMPLIIGGVALAATYPGVVKYFPALLTIIGGENITIELLVVLFTFAVLGYLVHYAVKNNKPTLHLVFMSAIFILLGFTTFAMVIIRSNQNPPMNENEPNTFPKLEKYLNREQYGDFPTFKRRFSAEPHQQGIYTNYSSDLDFFYSYQMNHMMTRYWLWNFAGREGWVQDQGANIAPFNGIGNAFGKLLGIKFAGEVKDSLFGIPFLIGLLGIYFHFRKDWKMASAFMIMFILMGYLTAFYQNQQQPQPRERDYFYVGAFFVFAIWISVGMHGLIELALGKIRRPSFRQATAVGIMVLGIVLIPVKMFSANYFTHDRSRNWVPWDYSYNLLQSCAPNSVLFTNGDNDTFPLWYLQDVEGVRRDVKIVNLSLLNTDWYIRQMKNNDPYGVGTVKIRFSDDQINQLRPMQWNAKQLSIPLPRSSSEQGGSNDFVQKYGIKDSTILKEGKLTWTMQPTLNFGNVTGIRVQDIMVREIVEANNWERPIYFAVTCSDDSKIGLQDYLRMEGMAFRLVPEKRSATVEFVEPDILAAQLKENPGYSKDYQPGFKFRGLNDSTIFLDDNHKRMIQNYRNAFIRLALYYLSKGQNELATKTLDDMEAKMPNKLIPLEMGLMFELGNLYARAGAMEQYNKLAQEVEQLALKKLEENPSDAQSFYNPYRILMEIYETQQRNDKLYELWKRIEALYPNDPNVKANVERYRMLLQNKDTSKLN